A window of the Lagopus muta isolate bLagMut1 chromosome 1, bLagMut1 primary, whole genome shotgun sequence genome harbors these coding sequences:
- the LOC125684002 gene encoding uncharacterized protein LOC125684002 isoform X1, whose product MNPFFLSGALRAGTKFVSFLRTLWSLIVFIVCSLGVVGIWNQFLALLEISAWQPSLPLRAADLTRSSVLRPLSGFSAQFFTPVWNAESGIALSILLNVFLSILLIYFVCKKSSPKAENAERQQEWGGLGQDLGASGPPVSSHVEQRGEEEEVEEVEEDAGQGPSPTAPPSRAAAERAESHGEESEEEEFAVSTARPAREVTEFHRSREEFVRHPNEAVVTWLLRCWDSGASSVLLDGNGARQLGSIAGDSAIDRGISRCLRGVTTLWERMLLAVKERHPFKDDLEPEVKRWKTLKEGIQYLRETAVAEMLCDPMFIPNDPRPNRRDPENVRITSDVVWNLTRTAPERYLGVLASMSHRYEKQQRRPPVFELIIRLQIFEQQLLLFHGYVSATSEITERMDKAEKRMDKMAGKKERKQGGMPEEASLSVNRGEPVAGSETASEDQDLTSLLKELITLIKGDEPSSSPAPPKISAINGKRSPTQANDSSRCMARAALWSYLREHGEDMKEWRKKPTAALRARVRELQQRSTSMQLLHLLQLIRGHDTRAAIQQGKRTKPLMGEGNGKI is encoded by the exons ATGAATCCGTTCTTCCTTTCAGGAGCGCTGCGTGCTGGAACAAAGTTCGTCTCGTTCCTCCGGACGCTTTGGTCTCTCATCGTGTTCATCGTTTGCAGTTTGGGAGTTGTAGGGATATGGAACCAGttcctggcactgctggagatctctgcctGGCAGCCGTCCCTCCCGCTGCGAGCAGCCGATCTCACACGCAGCTCCGTGCTCAGGCCGCTTTCCGGGTTCTCTGCTCAGTTCTTTACGCCCGTTTGGAATGCCGAATCGGGGATCGCGTTGTCCATCCTCCTGAATGTCTTCCTCTCCATCCTTCTCATCTACTTCGTGTGCAAGAAGTCTTCTCCTAAAGCAGAGAATGCTGAGCGGCAGCAAGAATGGGGAGGCTTAGGACAGGACTTGGGGGCGTCGGGACCCCCGGTGTCATCGCATGTGGAACAGaggggagaagaagaagaagtgGAAGAAGTGGAGGAAGATGCAGGGCAGGGACCGTCCCCAACAGCACCGCCATCGAGAGCAGCAGCGGAAAGAGCTGAGAGCCACGGAGAGGAGAGTGAGGAGGAGGAATTTGCTGTTAGCACTGCTCGCCCAGCTCGGGAGGTGACTGAATTCCACCGCTCAAGAGAGGAGTTTGTACGGCACCCAAACGAAGCTGTTGTCACCTGGCTGCTTCGCTGTTGGGACAGCggggccagcagtgtgcttctAGATGGAAACGGGGCTCGCCAGCTGGGCAGCATTGCCGGAGACTCAGCTATTGACAGAGGGATCAGTAGATGTCTGCGCGgagtcaccaccctctgggaaCGAATGTTATTGGCCGTGAAGGAAAGGCATCCCTTCAAAGATGATCTGGAGCCTGAAGTGAAAAGGTGGAAGACTCTTAAAGAaggtatccagtatttgagagAGACGGCCGTGGCGGAGATGTTGTGTGACCCCATGTTCATCCCCAATGATCCACGCCCGAACCGCCGTGATCCTGAGAATGTGAGGATCACGTCAGATGTTGTGTGGAATCTCACAAGAACAGCACCAGAAAGGTACCTGGGTGTGCTGGCATCGATGTCCCATAGGTACGAGAAGCAACAGAGGAGGCCCCCCGTGTTTGAACTGATTATTAGACTTCAGATCTTTGAACAACAACTACTTCTATTCCACGGTTACGTTTCAGCCAcctcagaaataacagaaagaatGGATAAAGCAGAGAAGAGGATGGATAAGATGGCAGGtaaaaaggagaggaaacagGGCGGCATGCCAGAGGAAGCGTCCCTGTCAGTGAATCGTGGTGAACCCGTGGCAGGGTCAGAAACAGCCAGCGAAGATCAGGACCTAACGAgtctgctgaaggagctgatcACACTGATTAAAGGTGATGAACCCTCCTCCTCACCTGCGCCACCCAAAATCTCAGCTATCAATGGCAAACGCTCTCCCACGCAAGCAAACGACAGCAGTAGATGTATGGCACGTGCTGCCTTGTGGAGTTACTTACGTgagcatggagaagacatgaagGAGTGGCGTAAAAAACCCACGGCTGCGCTCCGAGCTCGGGTGAGAGAATTACAGCAGAGATCAACCAGCATGCAACTGCTCCACTTACTGCAG CTGATTCGTGGCCATGACACACGTGCTGCAATTCAACAAGGCAAGAGGACAAAACCTCTGATGGGGGAAGGCAATGGCAAAATATGA
- the LOC125684002 gene encoding uncharacterized protein LOC125684002 isoform X2, translated as MNPFFLSGALRAGTKFVSFLRTLWSLIVFIVCSLGVVGIWNQFLALLEISAWQPSLPLRAADLTRSSVLRPLSGFSAQFFTPVWNAESGIALSILLNVFLSILLIYFVCKKSSPKAENAERQQEWGGLGQDLGASGPPVSSHVEQRGEEEEVEEVEEDAGQGPSPTAPPSRAAAERAESHGEESEEEEFAVSTARPAREVTEFHRSREEFVRHPNEAVVTWLLRCWDSGASSVLLDGNGARQLGSIAGDSAIDRGISRCLRGVTTLWERMLLAVKERHPFKDDLEPEVKRWKTLKEGIQYLRETAVAEMLCDPMFIPNDPRPNRRDPENVRITSDVVWNLTRTAPERYLGVLASMSHRYEKQQRRPPVFELIIRLQIFEQQLLLFHGYVSATSEITERMDKAEKRMDKMAGKKERKQGGMPEEASLSVNRGEPVAGSETASEDQDLTSLLKELITLIKGDEPSSSPAPPKISAINGKRSPTQANDSSRCMARAALWSYLREHGEDMKEWRKKPTAALRARVRELQQRSTSMQLLHLLQGSTSQRRAAQRQ; from the exons ATGAATCCGTTCTTCCTTTCAGGAGCGCTGCGTGCTGGAACAAAGTTCGTCTCGTTCCTCCGGACGCTTTGGTCTCTCATCGTGTTCATCGTTTGCAGTTTGGGAGTTGTAGGGATATGGAACCAGttcctggcactgctggagatctctgcctGGCAGCCGTCCCTCCCGCTGCGAGCAGCCGATCTCACACGCAGCTCCGTGCTCAGGCCGCTTTCCGGGTTCTCTGCTCAGTTCTTTACGCCCGTTTGGAATGCCGAATCGGGGATCGCGTTGTCCATCCTCCTGAATGTCTTCCTCTCCATCCTTCTCATCTACTTCGTGTGCAAGAAGTCTTCTCCTAAAGCAGAGAATGCTGAGCGGCAGCAAGAATGGGGAGGCTTAGGACAGGACTTGGGGGCGTCGGGACCCCCGGTGTCATCGCATGTGGAACAGaggggagaagaagaagaagtgGAAGAAGTGGAGGAAGATGCAGGGCAGGGACCGTCCCCAACAGCACCGCCATCGAGAGCAGCAGCGGAAAGAGCTGAGAGCCACGGAGAGGAGAGTGAGGAGGAGGAATTTGCTGTTAGCACTGCTCGCCCAGCTCGGGAGGTGACTGAATTCCACCGCTCAAGAGAGGAGTTTGTACGGCACCCAAACGAAGCTGTTGTCACCTGGCTGCTTCGCTGTTGGGACAGCggggccagcagtgtgcttctAGATGGAAACGGGGCTCGCCAGCTGGGCAGCATTGCCGGAGACTCAGCTATTGACAGAGGGATCAGTAGATGTCTGCGCGgagtcaccaccctctgggaaCGAATGTTATTGGCCGTGAAGGAAAGGCATCCCTTCAAAGATGATCTGGAGCCTGAAGTGAAAAGGTGGAAGACTCTTAAAGAaggtatccagtatttgagagAGACGGCCGTGGCGGAGATGTTGTGTGACCCCATGTTCATCCCCAATGATCCACGCCCGAACCGCCGTGATCCTGAGAATGTGAGGATCACGTCAGATGTTGTGTGGAATCTCACAAGAACAGCACCAGAAAGGTACCTGGGTGTGCTGGCATCGATGTCCCATAGGTACGAGAAGCAACAGAGGAGGCCCCCCGTGTTTGAACTGATTATTAGACTTCAGATCTTTGAACAACAACTACTTCTATTCCACGGTTACGTTTCAGCCAcctcagaaataacagaaagaatGGATAAAGCAGAGAAGAGGATGGATAAGATGGCAGGtaaaaaggagaggaaacagGGCGGCATGCCAGAGGAAGCGTCCCTGTCAGTGAATCGTGGTGAACCCGTGGCAGGGTCAGAAACAGCCAGCGAAGATCAGGACCTAACGAgtctgctgaaggagctgatcACACTGATTAAAGGTGATGAACCCTCCTCCTCACCTGCGCCACCCAAAATCTCAGCTATCAATGGCAAACGCTCTCCCACGCAAGCAAACGACAGCAGTAGATGTATGGCACGTGCTGCCTTGTGGAGTTACTTACGTgagcatggagaagacatgaagGAGTGGCGTAAAAAACCCACGGCTGCGCTCCGAGCTCGGGTGAGAGAATTACAGCAGAGATCAACCAGCATGCAACTGCTCCACTTACTGCAG GGCTCCACATCACAGCGCCGTGCAGCGCAGCGGCAGTGA
- the LOC125684174 gene encoding dehydrogenase/reductase SDR family member 4-like isoform X5, with product MWSAMGRAGLGALSGGAAPNSGRNLEGKVALVTAATDGIGLAVAQRLGEAGARVLLSSRRQHNVDAAVQKLRAQGLEVSGVVCHVGQPQDRQRLVQTALDTYGAIDILVSNAAVNPVMGSTLEVEEAAWEKIFQVNVTAAAMLVKLVLPHMEKRGGGAVVLVTSVAGFIPNPM from the exons ATGTGGAGCGCTATGGGGcgagcggggctgggggcttTGTCCGGGGGGGCTGCCCCTAATTCCGGGAGGAACCTGGAAGGGAAAGTGGCTCTGGTGACCGCCGCCACCGACGG gATCGGGCTGGCGGTGGCACAGAGGCTGGGGGAGGCGGGGGCCCGGGTGCTGCTGAGCTCCCGGCGTCAGCACAACGTGGATGCGGCCGTGCAGAAGCTGCGGGCTCAGGGTCTGGAGGTCAGCGGGGTGGTGTGCCATGTGGGGCAGCCCCAGGACCGGCAGCGCCTGGTGCAGACG GCATTGGACACCTATGGTGCCATTGACATCCTGGTCTCCAACGCCGCCGTCAACCCCGTCATGGGCAGCACCCTGGAGGTCGAGGAGGCAGCCTGGGAGAAG ATCTTCCAGGTGAACGTAACGGCAGCAGCGATGCTGGTGAAGCTGGTGTTGCCCCACATGGAGAAGAGAGG tggAGGCGCCGTGGTGTTGGTGACATCAGTGGCCGGCTTTATTCCCAACCCA ATGTAA
- the LOC125684174 gene encoding dehydrogenase/reductase SDR family member 4-like isoform X2, with product MWSAMGRAGLGALSGGAAPNSGRNLEGKVALVTAATDGIGLAVAQRLGEAGARVLLSSRRQHNVDAAVQKLRAQGLEVSGVVCHVGQPQDRQRLVQTALDTYGAIDILVSNAAVNPVMGSTLEVEEAAWEKIFQVNVTAAAMLVKLVLPHMEKRGGGAVVLVTSVAGFIPNPTLGPYSVSKTALLGLVKVLAPELRARGVRLNAVAPGLIQTRFSAAM from the exons ATGTGGAGCGCTATGGGGcgagcggggctgggggcttTGTCCGGGGGGGCTGCCCCTAATTCCGGGAGGAACCTGGAAGGGAAAGTGGCTCTGGTGACCGCCGCCACCGACGG gATCGGGCTGGCGGTGGCACAGAGGCTGGGGGAGGCGGGGGCCCGGGTGCTGCTGAGCTCCCGGCGTCAGCACAACGTGGATGCGGCCGTGCAGAAGCTGCGGGCTCAGGGTCTGGAGGTCAGCGGGGTGGTGTGCCATGTGGGGCAGCCCCAGGACCGGCAGCGCCTGGTGCAGACG GCATTGGACACCTATGGTGCCATTGACATCCTGGTCTCCAACGCCGCCGTCAACCCCGTCATGGGCAGCACCCTGGAGGTCGAGGAGGCAGCCTGGGAGAAG ATCTTCCAGGTGAACGTAACGGCAGCAGCGATGCTGGTGAAGCTGGTGTTGCCCCACATGGAGAAGAGAGG tggAGGCGCCGTGGTGTTGGTGACATCAGTGGCCGGCTTTATTCCCAACCCA ACTCTGGGCCCATACAGCGTGagcaaaacagcactgctggggctggTGAAGGTGTTGGCCCCGGAGCTGCGCGCCCGCGGAGTGCGGCTCAACGCCGTCGCACCCGGCCTCATCCAGACCCGCTTCAGTGCCGCC ATGTAA
- the LOC125684174 gene encoding dehydrogenase/reductase SDR family member 4-like isoform X4 translates to MWSAMGRAGLGALSGGAAPNSGRNLEGKVALVTAATDGIGLAVAQRLGEAGARVLLSSRRQHNVDAAVQKLRAQGLEVSGVVCHVGQPQDRQRLVQTALDTYGAIDILVSNAAVNPVMGSTLEVEEAAWEKIFQVNVTAAAMLVKLVLPHMEKRGGGAVVLVTSVAGFIPNPKCFLTSALILARLEAVSLHPVTSEKSSPALAVSLCGFTAYL, encoded by the exons ATGTGGAGCGCTATGGGGcgagcggggctgggggcttTGTCCGGGGGGGCTGCCCCTAATTCCGGGAGGAACCTGGAAGGGAAAGTGGCTCTGGTGACCGCCGCCACCGACGG gATCGGGCTGGCGGTGGCACAGAGGCTGGGGGAGGCGGGGGCCCGGGTGCTGCTGAGCTCCCGGCGTCAGCACAACGTGGATGCGGCCGTGCAGAAGCTGCGGGCTCAGGGTCTGGAGGTCAGCGGGGTGGTGTGCCATGTGGGGCAGCCCCAGGACCGGCAGCGCCTGGTGCAGACG GCATTGGACACCTATGGTGCCATTGACATCCTGGTCTCCAACGCCGCCGTCAACCCCGTCATGGGCAGCACCCTGGAGGTCGAGGAGGCAGCCTGGGAGAAG ATCTTCCAGGTGAACGTAACGGCAGCAGCGATGCTGGTGAAGCTGGTGTTGCCCCACATGGAGAAGAGAGG tggAGGCGCCGTGGTGTTGGTGACATCAGTGGCCGGCTTTATTCCCAACCCA AAGTGCTTCCTAACATCTGCACTTATTCTGGCACGACTTGAAGCCgtttcccttcatcctgtcaccagtgagaagagcagccctgctctcgCTGTCTCCCTGTGTGGCTTCACTGCGTACCTGTGA
- the LOC125684174 gene encoding dehydrogenase/reductase SDR family member 4-like isoform X6, which yields MWSAMGRAGLGALSGGAAPNSGRNLEGKVALVTAATDGIGLAVAQRLGEAGARVLLSSRRQHNVDAAVQKLRAQGLEVSGVVCHVGQPQDRQRLVQTALDTYGAIDILVSNAAVNPVMGSTLEVEEAAWEKIFQVNVTAAAMLVKLVLPHMEKRGGGAVVLVTSVAGFIPNP from the exons ATGTGGAGCGCTATGGGGcgagcggggctgggggcttTGTCCGGGGGGGCTGCCCCTAATTCCGGGAGGAACCTGGAAGGGAAAGTGGCTCTGGTGACCGCCGCCACCGACGG gATCGGGCTGGCGGTGGCACAGAGGCTGGGGGAGGCGGGGGCCCGGGTGCTGCTGAGCTCCCGGCGTCAGCACAACGTGGATGCGGCCGTGCAGAAGCTGCGGGCTCAGGGTCTGGAGGTCAGCGGGGTGGTGTGCCATGTGGGGCAGCCCCAGGACCGGCAGCGCCTGGTGCAGACG GCATTGGACACCTATGGTGCCATTGACATCCTGGTCTCCAACGCCGCCGTCAACCCCGTCATGGGCAGCACCCTGGAGGTCGAGGAGGCAGCCTGGGAGAAG ATCTTCCAGGTGAACGTAACGGCAGCAGCGATGCTGGTGAAGCTGGTGTTGCCCCACATGGAGAAGAGAGG tggAGGCGCCGTGGTGTTGGTGACATCAGTGGCCGGCTTTATTCCCAACCCA tga
- the LOC125684174 gene encoding dehydrogenase/reductase SDR family member 4-like isoform X3 has protein sequence MWSAMGRAGLGALSGGAAPNSGRNLEGKVALVTAATDGIGLAVAQRLGEAGARVLLSSRRQHNVDAAVQKLRAQGLEVSGVVCHVGQPQDRQRLVQTALDTYGAIDILVSNAAVNPVMGSTLEVEEAAWEKIFQVNVTAAAMLVKLVLPHMEKRGGGAVVLVTSVAGFIPNPTLGPYSVSKTALLGLVKVLAPELRARGVRLNAVAPGLIQTRFSAA, from the exons ATGTGGAGCGCTATGGGGcgagcggggctgggggcttTGTCCGGGGGGGCTGCCCCTAATTCCGGGAGGAACCTGGAAGGGAAAGTGGCTCTGGTGACCGCCGCCACCGACGG gATCGGGCTGGCGGTGGCACAGAGGCTGGGGGAGGCGGGGGCCCGGGTGCTGCTGAGCTCCCGGCGTCAGCACAACGTGGATGCGGCCGTGCAGAAGCTGCGGGCTCAGGGTCTGGAGGTCAGCGGGGTGGTGTGCCATGTGGGGCAGCCCCAGGACCGGCAGCGCCTGGTGCAGACG GCATTGGACACCTATGGTGCCATTGACATCCTGGTCTCCAACGCCGCCGTCAACCCCGTCATGGGCAGCACCCTGGAGGTCGAGGAGGCAGCCTGGGAGAAG ATCTTCCAGGTGAACGTAACGGCAGCAGCGATGCTGGTGAAGCTGGTGTTGCCCCACATGGAGAAGAGAGG tggAGGCGCCGTGGTGTTGGTGACATCAGTGGCCGGCTTTATTCCCAACCCA ACTCTGGGCCCATACAGCGTGagcaaaacagcactgctggggctggTGAAGGTGTTGGCCCCGGAGCTGCGCGCCCGCGGAGTGCGGCTCAACGCCGTCGCACCCGGCCTCATCCAGACCCGCTTCAGTGCCGCC tga
- the LOC125684174 gene encoding dehydrogenase/reductase SDR family member 4-like isoform X1: MWSAMGRAGLGALSGGAAPNSGRNLEGKVALVTAATDGIGLAVAQRLGEAGARVLLSSRRQHNVDAAVQKLRAQGLEVSGVVCHVGQPQDRQRLVQTALDTYGAIDILVSNAAVNPVMGSTLEVEEAAWEKIFQVNVTAAAMLVKLVLPHMEKRGGGAVVLVTSVAGFIPNPTLGPYSVSKTALLGLVKVLAPELRARGVRLNAVAPGLIQTRFSAAVRAGGSWEWGGWGGPWGGAQSPVVGNAEGWSCAWGAGQRMIESQGWEGPAGAITALSTTSKWFLNSSRAGDSAHPNA; the protein is encoded by the exons ATGTGGAGCGCTATGGGGcgagcggggctgggggcttTGTCCGGGGGGGCTGCCCCTAATTCCGGGAGGAACCTGGAAGGGAAAGTGGCTCTGGTGACCGCCGCCACCGACGG gATCGGGCTGGCGGTGGCACAGAGGCTGGGGGAGGCGGGGGCCCGGGTGCTGCTGAGCTCCCGGCGTCAGCACAACGTGGATGCGGCCGTGCAGAAGCTGCGGGCTCAGGGTCTGGAGGTCAGCGGGGTGGTGTGCCATGTGGGGCAGCCCCAGGACCGGCAGCGCCTGGTGCAGACG GCATTGGACACCTATGGTGCCATTGACATCCTGGTCTCCAACGCCGCCGTCAACCCCGTCATGGGCAGCACCCTGGAGGTCGAGGAGGCAGCCTGGGAGAAG ATCTTCCAGGTGAACGTAACGGCAGCAGCGATGCTGGTGAAGCTGGTGTTGCCCCACATGGAGAAGAGAGG tggAGGCGCCGTGGTGTTGGTGACATCAGTGGCCGGCTTTATTCCCAACCCA ACTCTGGGCCCATACAGCGTGagcaaaacagcactgctggggctggTGAAGGTGTTGGCCCCGGAGCTGCGCGCCCGCGGAGTGCGGCTCAACGCCGTCGCACCCGGCCTCATCCAGACCCGCTTCAGTGCCGCCGTGAGGGCGGGGGGGTCATGGGAatgggggggctggggggggccgTGGGgcggtgctcagagccccgtgGTGGGGAATGCAGAGGGGTGGAGCTGTGCCTGGGGTGCGGGTCagagaatgatagaatcacaaggttgggaAGGACCTGCAGGAGCAATCACGGCCCTGAGCACCAcgtccaaatggtttttaaactcATCCAGGGCTGGTGACTCAGCCCATCCCAATGCTTAA